One Gemmatimonadota bacterium genomic region harbors:
- a CDS encoding amidohydrolase family protein, producing the protein MRLRSIVAASLLALTTLDAQGTARHAQRVNRLVIRNALVIDGTGTPASGPWDIIVEGGRITQLVPIADATVAAVGGTAPQRPTGDAVIDAAGKYVLPGFINAHAHVQDERGGIPMDQQYELNLWLASGITSVRDVGSDTRKTIPLREQINAGRVAGPRIFHYPFFIVPTAPNTPAEARARVQELKRAGVDGIKLVNTKRDVMEAAIDEAKKVGLRIAHHAAVEETNAWDDIRFGSTTIEHWYGIPDAAIPDGVQPFPPEFNITDETHRFRYAGRLWREADPARLKEVLQGMVKANVAWVPTLDIYEASRDLQRAQGQPWFKDYLHPALEEFFKPNPMNHGSYFIGWTSVDEAYWKENYQLWFKALRDFDRMGGTIAVGDDAGFIYQMYGFGFVRELELKQEAGFSPIRILQQATQNGAKVLGRDHDLGRVRPGWIADLIIVNGNPLADLKVLYPTGTEAVKDGKIVHTGGVEWTIKDGIPYHGPTLLREAKEMVTQARARKGSR; encoded by the coding sequence GTGCGCCTGCGGTCTATCGTCGCTGCCTCCCTCCTCGCCCTGACCACCCTCGACGCGCAGGGCACCGCGCGCCATGCCCAGCGCGTCAACCGGCTTGTCATCCGGAACGCGCTCGTCATTGACGGCACCGGGACGCCGGCGTCCGGCCCGTGGGACATCATCGTGGAAGGCGGGCGGATCACCCAGCTGGTCCCCATCGCCGATGCCACCGTGGCCGCCGTCGGTGGCACAGCGCCCCAACGCCCGACCGGTGACGCCGTGATCGACGCGGCGGGCAAGTACGTCCTCCCCGGGTTCATCAACGCCCACGCCCACGTGCAGGACGAGCGCGGCGGGATCCCGATGGACCAGCAGTATGAGCTCAACCTCTGGCTCGCCAGCGGGATCACCTCGGTGCGCGATGTCGGGAGTGACACGCGCAAGACGATTCCGCTGCGCGAGCAGATCAACGCGGGTCGCGTCGCAGGGCCGCGCATCTTCCATTACCCGTTCTTCATCGTCCCCACCGCGCCGAATACCCCCGCCGAGGCGCGGGCGCGGGTGCAGGAGTTGAAGCGGGCCGGCGTGGACGGGATCAAGTTGGTGAACACCAAGCGCGACGTGATGGAAGCGGCCATCGACGAAGCGAAGAAGGTGGGGCTGCGCATCGCGCACCACGCGGCCGTCGAGGAGACCAATGCGTGGGACGACATCCGGTTTGGCAGCACGACCATCGAGCATTGGTACGGCATTCCGGATGCCGCCATCCCGGACGGGGTGCAGCCCTTTCCGCCCGAGTTCAACATCACCGACGAAACGCACCGCTTTCGGTACGCCGGACGGTTGTGGCGCGAGGCCGACCCCGCGCGCCTCAAGGAGGTGCTGCAGGGAATGGTGAAGGCCAACGTCGCGTGGGTGCCCACGCTGGACATCTACGAAGCGAGCCGTGACCTGCAGCGCGCGCAGGGGCAACCGTGGTTCAAGGACTACCTGCACCCCGCGCTCGAGGAGTTCTTCAAGCCCAACCCGATGAACCATGGGTCGTACTTCATCGGCTGGACCTCGGTGGACGAAGCGTACTGGAAGGAGAACTACCAGCTGTGGTTCAAGGCGTTGCGCGACTTTGATCGCATGGGCGGGACGATTGCCGTGGGTGACGACGCCGGCTTCATCTACCAGATGTACGGCTTTGGCTTTGTGCGCGAACTCGAGTTGAAGCAGGAGGCCGGCTTCTCCCCGATCAGGATCCTGCAGCAGGCCACGCAGAACGGCGCGAAGGTCCTGGGGCGCGACCACGACCTGGGCCGCGTGCGTCCAGGATGGATCGCCGACCTGATCATCGTGAACGGCAATCCGCTTGCGGACCTCAAGGTGCTCTATCCCACGGGCACCGAGGCGGTGAAGGACGGGAAGATCGTGCACACGGGCGGTGTGGAGTGGACCATCAAGGACGGGATCCCCTACCACGGGCCGACACTGCTGCGCGAGGCGAAGGAGATGGTCACCCAGGCGCGCGCCCGAAAGGGCAGTCGCTAG
- a CDS encoding Gfo/Idh/MocA family oxidoreductase, with translation MTDSSSVDRRDFLKLGAVVGASLATGHPTPVGFAAPATAPIADTMMGVPFERTATPRIAIVGTGLRGRSVLHELLGVGNVKIAALCDTVPAKVAMAMEQVRKAGHTYEVPTYSGSERAFEQLVARDDIDLVYTATPWEFHVPVCLAAMRAGKHAVTEVPAAYTMEELWQLVDTSEATRRHCIMIENCNYGYNELLVLNMVRAGVFGDLKHGGAAYNHDLRSILFENRDEGLWRRWHHTQRSGNLYTTHGLGPVAFYMDINRGDRFEYMVSMSTPEMGLSKWRADNPDRERPKDRERYLNGDLNVSLIKTANGRTIRLEHDVTSPRPYSRINSIQGSMGIFEDYPARIYVDGMKPSHAWATLDTFKAQHEHQLWRTLGEQARSGGHGGMDFIMAWRLVHCMREGLPPDMDVYDAAAWCAPGPLSEASVRNGSAPQQFPDFTRGRWKEGKRTL, from the coding sequence ATGACTGATTCGTCCAGCGTCGACCGCCGCGACTTCCTCAAGCTGGGCGCCGTGGTCGGCGCCTCGCTCGCGACGGGGCATCCCACCCCGGTCGGGTTCGCCGCGCCAGCCACGGCCCCGATCGCCGACACGATGATGGGGGTCCCGTTCGAGCGCACGGCGACGCCGCGCATCGCGATCGTGGGGACGGGGCTGCGGGGACGCAGCGTGCTGCACGAGCTGCTTGGGGTCGGCAATGTGAAGATCGCCGCGCTCTGCGACACGGTTCCCGCGAAGGTGGCGATGGCCATGGAGCAGGTGCGCAAGGCCGGGCACACCTACGAGGTGCCCACCTACAGCGGGAGCGAGCGGGCCTTCGAACAACTCGTCGCTCGCGACGACATCGACCTGGTCTACACCGCCACCCCATGGGAATTCCACGTGCCGGTCTGCCTGGCCGCGATGCGCGCCGGCAAACACGCGGTAACCGAGGTGCCGGCTGCGTACACGATGGAGGAACTCTGGCAGCTGGTGGACACATCCGAGGCCACGCGGCGCCACTGCATCATGATCGAGAACTGCAACTACGGCTACAACGAGTTGCTGGTGCTCAACATGGTGCGCGCCGGCGTGTTCGGTGACCTCAAGCATGGTGGGGCCGCCTACAACCACGACCTGCGCTCCATCCTGTTCGAGAACCGTGACGAGGGACTCTGGCGCCGCTGGCACCACACGCAGCGCAGCGGCAACCTCTACACCACCCACGGACTCGGCCCCGTCGCCTTCTACATGGACATCAACCGGGGCGATCGCTTTGAGTACATGGTGTCGATGAGCACCCCGGAGATGGGGCTCTCCAAGTGGCGCGCCGACAACCCGGACCGCGAGCGCCCCAAGGATCGAGAGCGCTATCTCAACGGCGACCTCAACGTGTCGCTCATCAAGACGGCCAATGGGCGCACGATCCGGCTGGAGCACGACGTGACGAGCCCACGGCCGTACTCGCGGATCAATTCGATCCAGGGTTCGATGGGCATCTTCGAGGACTATCCCGCGCGTATTTACGTCGACGGCATGAAGCCATCTCACGCATGGGCGACGCTCGACACCTTCAAGGCGCAGCACGAACACCAGCTGTGGCGCACGTTAGGCGAACAGGCGCGAAGCGGCGGGCATGGCGGGATGGACTTCATCATGGCGTGGCGCCTCGTGCACTGCATGCGCGAGGGGCTGCCCCCGGACATGGACGTCTATGACGCCGCCGCCTGGTGTGCGCCGGGACCGCTGAGCGAGGCGTCGGTAAGGAACGGGAGCGCACCGCAGCAGTTCCCGGACTTTACCCGTGGGCGCTGGAAGGAGGGGAAGCGCACCCTGTAG
- a CDS encoding type II toxin-antitoxin system VapC family toxin — protein sequence MVLLDVNVLVNAMRDAAPRHQIAKAYLEGLREAPEPFGLSELVLAGALRVLTHPRVFVPPTPVASAMAFVDLLRDTPNAVLVAPGPRHWAIFRDLLSASGAIGNLVSDAWHAALAIEHGCEWITDDADFARFPGLRWRRPG from the coding sequence ATGGTGCTGCTGGATGTGAACGTCCTCGTGAACGCGATGCGCGATGCCGCTCCGCGACACCAGATTGCGAAGGCCTATCTGGAAGGTCTGCGCGAAGCGCCTGAGCCTTTCGGACTCAGCGAGCTCGTCTTGGCCGGTGCGCTGCGGGTACTTACGCATCCGCGGGTTTTTGTGCCTCCCACGCCGGTCGCCAGCGCCATGGCGTTCGTCGACCTGCTCCGCGACACGCCGAATGCCGTGCTCGTCGCACCCGGTCCGAGGCACTGGGCGATCTTCCGCGACTTGCTCTCCGCGTCAGGCGCCATCGGGAACCTGGTCAGCGATGCCTGGCACGCGGCGCTCGCCATCGAACATGGGTGTGAGTGGATCACCGACGACGCCGACTTCGCGCGCTTTCCAGGGCTGCGGTGGCGGCGTCCCGGATAA
- a CDS encoding DNA alkylation repair protein has product MAEPLKHHIGPEVVRSLATDLAAAWAGFDAKAFIRDASRGLDALELLPRGTHIAGAMRRHLPAAYPEAVRVLVDSLGPPLGGSDLTGMAVFRYLPYVAFIREYGVEHFEESMAAQYVLTQRFTAEWCIRPFVERYPDATLARLREWTRDPNVHVRRLVSEGTRPRLPWAPQLKAFIADPAPTLALLELLKDDPERYVQRSVANHLNDIAKDHPDRVVAVAKEWSRGASEGRAWIVSHALRSLIKRGHRGALALLGGGARPAVRVGRATFTPARVRVGQVVRFTFALTSTARRTQELIVDYTVHFVKADGSAKPKVFKLAKRALAPGERATFSGRVSLAVHTTRKPYPGRHPVEVQVNGIPYPLGAFQVSR; this is encoded by the coding sequence ATGGCGGAGCCTCTCAAGCATCACATTGGGCCCGAGGTCGTTCGCTCCCTTGCCACGGACCTCGCGGCGGCCTGGGCGGGGTTTGACGCGAAGGCGTTCATTCGCGATGCGTCGCGCGGACTCGACGCGCTCGAGCTCCTCCCGCGCGGCACGCATATCGCCGGCGCGATGCGTCGGCACCTGCCCGCGGCATATCCGGAGGCCGTGCGCGTGCTCGTGGATTCCCTGGGCCCGCCGTTGGGCGGCAGCGACCTGACCGGGATGGCCGTGTTTCGCTACCTCCCGTACGTGGCGTTCATCCGGGAGTACGGCGTCGAGCACTTCGAGGAATCGATGGCGGCGCAATACGTGTTGACGCAGCGCTTCACGGCGGAGTGGTGCATCCGGCCGTTTGTGGAGCGGTATCCGGACGCCACACTCGCGCGGCTCCGCGAGTGGACGCGCGATCCCAACGTGCACGTGCGGCGGCTGGTGTCCGAGGGGACGCGTCCGCGGTTGCCGTGGGCGCCGCAACTCAAGGCGTTCATTGCGGATCCTGCACCAACGCTCGCACTGCTCGAGTTGCTCAAGGACGATCCCGAGCGGTATGTGCAGCGGTCGGTGGCCAACCACCTCAACGACATCGCAAAGGACCATCCCGATCGCGTCGTGGCCGTGGCGAAGGAGTGGTCGCGCGGCGCGAGCGAGGGGCGCGCGTGGATCGTATCGCACGCGCTGCGATCGTTGATCAAGCGCGGGCACCGCGGCGCACTCGCCCTCCTTGGTGGTGGGGCGAGGCCGGCGGTGCGCGTGGGGCGGGCCACCTTCACCCCAGCGCGCGTGCGCGTCGGCCAGGTGGTGCGGTTCACCTTTGCCCTCACCAGTACGGCGCGTCGCACCCAGGAGCTGATCGTCGACTACACCGTGCACTTCGTGAAGGCCGACGGCTCGGCGAAACCGAAGGTGTTCAAGTTGGCGAAGCGCGCGCTCGCGCCGGGCGAGCGCGCGACCTTCTCCGGGCGCGTCTCGCTGGCCGTGCACACCACACGGAAGCCCTATCCCGGTCGCCACCCGGTCGAGGTGCAGGTCAATGGCATCCCGTACCCCCTCGGCGCGTTTCAGGTGTCACGTTAG
- a CDS encoding galactokinase — translation MMRDVENLRRIGMSDGQAVMKAEALVRCDRALDQLGAKGPRWSVWVPGRLELFGKHTDYAGGRSLLCAVERGFVVRVSAREDHLIRAVDVSAGESCEASLDPGAPVAESGWAQYVATVGRRLGRNFPSASCGVDLAFSSDLPVAAGMSSSSALMIAVFVSLAKSNDLRSSEEFRREIFSREELASYLGCIENGEHFRSLEGDAGVGTFGGSQDHTAIMCSAPGRVIQYAFSPVRREAVYRLPVTHTFVVASSGLVAEKTAGARHAYNRAALMVRHLLTSWNAAEGRTDATLADAVRSSDGAVDRLREIAAASATEAFTAAALRHRLDQFVLEAFELIPAAGSAIARSDMEAWGGLADRSQQAAAEWLGNQVPETIALARMAREIGATAASSFGAGFGGSVWALVPAGTTGDFARAWERAYAAEFTERAAQAAFFATPAGPGAMQW, via the coding sequence ATGATGCGTGACGTGGAGAACCTCCGCCGGATCGGGATGTCCGATGGCCAGGCGGTGATGAAGGCCGAGGCGTTGGTGAGGTGCGACCGTGCCCTCGACCAGCTCGGCGCCAAGGGACCGCGATGGAGTGTGTGGGTCCCCGGACGCCTCGAGCTATTCGGCAAGCACACGGACTACGCCGGGGGTCGCAGCCTGTTGTGCGCCGTGGAGCGCGGGTTCGTGGTGCGCGTGTCGGCGCGTGAGGACCACCTGATTCGGGCCGTGGACGTGAGCGCCGGCGAAAGCTGCGAAGCCTCGTTGGATCCGGGCGCACCGGTCGCCGAGTCTGGTTGGGCGCAGTACGTGGCCACGGTGGGCCGGCGGCTCGGTCGCAACTTTCCGTCGGCGAGCTGCGGGGTGGACCTGGCCTTCTCGTCTGACCTGCCGGTAGCGGCGGGGATGAGCAGTTCCTCCGCGCTGATGATCGCGGTGTTTGTCTCCCTCGCCAAGTCGAACGACCTGCGAAGCTCCGAGGAGTTCCGTCGCGAGATCTTCTCACGGGAAGAACTCGCCAGCTACCTGGGCTGCATCGAGAACGGCGAGCACTTTCGCTCGTTGGAGGGCGACGCCGGCGTCGGGACCTTCGGCGGCAGCCAGGACCACACGGCGATCATGTGTTCGGCGCCGGGGCGCGTCATCCAGTACGCCTTTTCTCCGGTGCGCCGCGAGGCGGTGTATCGGTTGCCGGTGACCCACACCTTCGTGGTGGCATCATCGGGTTTGGTGGCGGAGAAGACGGCTGGGGCGCGGCATGCCTACAATCGGGCGGCGTTGATGGTGCGCCACCTGCTCACTTCGTGGAATGCCGCAGAAGGTCGCACGGACGCGACCCTCGCCGACGCCGTGCGCAGCAGCGATGGGGCGGTCGACCGGTTGCGCGAGATCGCCGCCGCATCCGCGACGGAGGCCTTCACCGCAGCGGCGCTGCGGCATCGCCTCGACCAGTTCGTGCTGGAGGCCTTCGAGTTGATCCCGGCGGCGGGGAGTGCCATCGCCCGCAGTGACATGGAGGCGTGGGGAGGGCTGGCCGATCGGTCACAGCAGGCGGCCGCGGAGTGGCTGGGGAACCAGGTGCCGGAGACGATCGCGCTGGCGCGGATGGCGCGCGAGATCGGGGCGACGGCGGCATCGTCGTTCGGGGCGGGGTTCGGGGGGAGCGTGTGGGCCCTCGTCCCCGCGGGCACCACCGGCGACTTCGCGCGCGCCTGGGAACGGGCCTACGCGGCCGAGTTCACGGAGCGTGCGGCACAAGCGGCCTTCTTCGCCACGCCGGCCGGGCCGGGGGCGATGCAGTGGTGA
- a CDS encoding BlaI/MecI/CopY family transcriptional regulator — translation MPSTPPAPLSRREREIMDIVYRLGGATARQVRDEMPEPPHPAAVRTLLRILEGKGHLKHTADGAAFRYLPTTPRTVAQRTALHHMLSTFFGGSRAAAVAALLDDEERPLSPAERGELAAVVKRLRAEGK, via the coding sequence ATGCCGTCCACACCTCCTGCCCCCCTCTCGCGCCGCGAGCGCGAGATCATGGACATCGTCTACCGTCTGGGCGGGGCGACGGCGCGGCAGGTGCGCGACGAGATGCCGGAGCCGCCGCACCCGGCCGCCGTGCGCACCCTCCTGCGGATCCTGGAGGGGAAGGGGCACCTCAAGCACACGGCCGACGGGGCGGCGTTTCGCTACCTCCCGACCACGCCGCGAACCGTCGCCCAACGGACGGCGCTCCATCACATGCTGAGCACCTTCTTTGGCGGTTCACGGGCCGCGGCTGTCGCCGCCCTCCTTGACGACGAGGAGCGGCCGCTGAGTCCCGCCGAGCGTGGCGAGTTGGCGGCCGTGGTCAAACGCCTGCGCGCGGAGGGCAAATGA
- a CDS encoding M56 family metallopeptidase, protein MMAIDLLSPADSARAVAGAYNTSLLLAAIPLLGGVGIAVVGRRLSRGATALAWRVIVMAMAAVTLGALCPTSWRAWVLPELLVAPLQSLGTVEPGAAAPARWPQLAVLVWAIGAAAMLGRWIRAQRSLAVSLRDAVPCADLRWKRAALRAMRTVPTARPVRLLVSHRVRVPMAVGWWNPAVVVPSGLEQLSAEERVAILVHERAHIASGDPWIGVLLRALGVVGWFHPGVWMATVHATVTAEGAADEWVLATGVRPSTYASLLGLRAWPEPGQLAIGLGGRGALRQRLRWITSGVATPLPRLNRQRLAMALAGLLAFPLGTVQLAPTRGALDGMMQRDRWESRAFAVARLALRADTVAVAQAAAVSDPSPQVRAAARAALARAGQRRLPRSVS, encoded by the coding sequence ATGATGGCCATCGACTTGCTCAGTCCGGCCGACAGCGCCCGCGCCGTGGCCGGGGCGTACAACACCTCGCTCCTCCTGGCGGCGATCCCGCTGTTGGGCGGTGTCGGAATCGCCGTTGTCGGCCGGCGCCTCTCGCGTGGTGCGACGGCGCTGGCCTGGCGGGTGATCGTGATGGCGATGGCCGCGGTCACCCTGGGGGCACTCTGTCCCACCAGCTGGCGGGCCTGGGTGTTGCCCGAGTTGCTGGTTGCCCCGCTGCAGTCGTTAGGTACGGTCGAGCCGGGAGCAGCCGCCCCCGCCAGGTGGCCCCAATTGGCCGTCCTCGTCTGGGCGATCGGGGCCGCCGCGATGCTGGGGCGATGGATCCGGGCCCAGCGTTCGCTCGCGGTGTCACTGCGCGACGCCGTTCCCTGCGCGGACCTGCGCTGGAAGCGCGCCGCCCTCCGTGCCATGCGCACCGTCCCGACCGCGCGACCGGTTCGGTTGCTGGTGTCGCACCGTGTGCGCGTACCGATGGCGGTGGGTTGGTGGAACCCTGCCGTGGTAGTGCCCTCGGGACTCGAGCAGCTCTCGGCCGAGGAGCGTGTGGCGATCCTCGTGCACGAACGCGCGCATATCGCGTCGGGTGATCCATGGATTGGGGTGCTGCTTCGCGCCCTTGGGGTCGTTGGCTGGTTCCATCCGGGTGTCTGGATGGCGACGGTCCATGCCACCGTGACCGCCGAAGGGGCCGCCGACGAGTGGGTGCTCGCGACTGGCGTCCGCCCATCGACCTACGCGTCGCTGCTCGGCCTGCGGGCCTGGCCGGAGCCCGGTCAGCTTGCGATCGGACTTGGCGGTCGCGGTGCGCTGCGACAACGGCTCCGCTGGATCACCTCCGGGGTGGCGACCCCTCTCCCTCGGCTGAACCGACAGCGGCTTGCCATGGCCCTTGCCGGCCTCCTGGCATTCCCGTTAGGCACCGTGCAGCTCGCCCCGACGCGTGGCGCACTGGATGGGATGATGCAGCGCGATCGCTGGGAATCCCGCGCCTTCGCCGTGGCACGACTCGCCCTCCGCGCCGACACGGTCGCCGTGGCGCAGGCGGCCGCCGTTTCTGATCCCAGTCCCCAGGTGCGCGCTGCCGCACGGGCCGCGTTGGCGCGGGCCGGCCAGCGTCGGCTTCCGCGGTCTGTCTCGTGA